The following proteins are encoded in a genomic region of Cuculus canorus isolate bCucCan1 chromosome 21, bCucCan1.pri, whole genome shotgun sequence:
- the UBE2J2 gene encoding ubiquitin-conjugating enzyme E2 J2, whose product MSNNSNKRAPTTATQRLKQDYLRIKKDPVPYICAEPLPSNILEWHYVVRGPEMTPYEGGYYHGKLIFPREFPFKPPSIYMITPNGRFKCNTRLCLSITDFHPDTWNPAWSVSTILTGLLSFMVEKGPTLGSIETSEFTKRQLAAQSLAFNLKDKVFCELFPEVVEEIKQKQKAQEELNNRPPSLPLPDVVPDGEAHYGQNGIPLLNGHVPLAPANHPGLQQANRNHGLLGGALANLFVIVGFAAFAYTVKYVLRSIAQE is encoded by the exons aTGAGCAACAACAGTAATAAGAGAGCACCAACAACAGCAACACAGAGACTTAAACAAGACTACCTACGAATTAAGAAAGATCCAGTGCCTTATATCTGTGCAGAGCCCCTCCCATCCAATATCCTCGAATG GCATTATGTTGTACGGGGACCTGAGATGACTCCGTATGAAG GTGGCTATTATCATGGGAAACTAATATTCCCCAGAGAATTTCCTTTTAAACCTCCTAGTATTTATATGATTACACCTAATGGAAGGTTTAAGTGTAATACAAG GTTGTGTCTTTCAATCACCGATTTCCACCCGGATACCTGGAATCCAGCTTGGTCAGTCTCGACGATTTTGACAGGCCTTCTTAGTTTTATGGTGGAAAAGGGCCCCACACTGGGCAGCATAGAGACGTCGGAGTTCACA AAAAGACAGCTTGCTGCACAAAGcttagcatttaatttaaaagataaagtcTTCTGTGAGCTCTTCCCTGAGGTGGTGGAG gagattaaacaaaaacagaaagcaCAAGAAGAGCTCAATAACAgacctccatccctccctctaCCGGATGTTGTCCCTGATGGGGAAGCACACTACGGTCAGAACGGAATACCCCTTCTTAATGGGCACGTTCCGCTGGCACCTGCCAATCATCCAGGTCTCCAACAGGCCAATCGTAACCATGGACTTTTAGGCGGAGCTTTGGCGAACTTGTTTGTTATAGTTGGTTTTGCAGCCTTTGCCTACACAGTCAAGTACGTACTGAGAAGCATAGCTcaagaatga